The region AGTTGCAAAATCATCGCTTAAATTCGCTTCTCGCATGAACGGCACTTTTGCGCCGAATTTAAGCGAAATTCTTGCGATATCCTTATCGTCTGTACTGACTATTACTTCGTCAAAAATGCCCGAATTTAGCGCACTTTTTATACTGTGAGCAATGAGCGGCAAGCCCGCAAAGTCTTTGATGTTTTTATGCGGTATCCGCTTGCTTCCGCCGCGAGCGGGTATGACGCAAAGATTCATATATCGCGCCTTTGGTTTGCAAATTCGCTAAGCACTTCAAGCAGAGTATCGGCTACGAATTTTGCGTCATCCATGCTCATGCTTTGGTGGCACGGCAAACTAAGTTCGGCTTTGTAAAAATCCTCTGCCGTCTTTAGCTCGATCTCTCCGTAAAGCTTGGTATAAAAGCTAAACTGATAAGTCGGTTTATAATGCACCTGCACGCCGACACCTCTTAAATGAAGCTCTTTAAAAATTTCCTCTTTTGAATTCCAAAGATTGCTAAAAAGCAAGATCGGATAAAGATGACGCGAGCTTTTTTTGTTTTCAGGGATTTTTATGAGGCTAAAATATGGATTTTTATCAAATCTTTCGTCGTAAAATTGAGCGATATTTTCACGAATTTCGATCATCTCGTCAAGTCTTTTAAGCTGGTTTAACCCTAGCGCGCAAGCTACGTCGCTTAGGCGGTAGTTGTATCCAAGCAGGCTCATATCGCTGTGCCAAAGTTCGGTTTTAGAAATTCCGTGACTTCTATATAGGCGCGCTTTTTTGGCTATCTCGTCGTCGTTTGTTACAAGTGCACCGCCCTCAAAAGTAGTGATAGGCTTAATCGCATGGAAGCTAAATACGCTTGCGTCCGCATGGCAGCCTACTTTAACTCCTTCTATAGCGCTACCAAGCGCATGTGAGGCGTCATCAAGCACTTTTATGCCTTTTGCGCGAGCTATTTTCATGATCTCTATTATGTTTACGCTATTTCCGCCAAAATCAACGGGAGCTATGACCTTTGTTTTTGATGTGATTAGCTCAGAAAGCTTGTTTTCGTTTATATTTCCGTCAAATTTGATGTCGCAAAATTTAACCTTAGCTCCCGCCATTAAAGCTGCGTTTGCCGTTGCCGCAAAGGTTAAAGGCGTAGTTATGACCTCGTCGTTTTCTTTTACGCCAAGAGCAAGATATCCGATGTGAAGCGCAGAAGTTGCCGAATTCATTACCACTGCGTGTTTTACTCCGACGTATTCGCAAATAGCAGCTTCAAATTGAGCCACCTTATCTCCGCCTGTTAAAATTTCCGCTTGCATAGCTTCGCAAACGGCTGCTATATCGCTATTTGTGATCTGTTGCTTGCTATAAGCTATCATTTATCATCTCCAAAAGACCCTCTTTATCAAGCCAAATTTTATTAGTATTTGAGCTGTATTCAAACCCGTCTTCTACAAGCTTGCCTCTTTCGCCAAGCGCATTTGTCGAAAAGTCTTGTATAGTCGCAAACTGAATGGACGGGCTTATCACGTAGTGGTCGCTAAATTCGTAAGTTAGGTGCGCATCGTCTTTTCCAACCATCACTTCATGCATTTTCTCTCCCGGTCTTATGCCTATGATTTTGACTTTAAGCTCAGGCGCAAGGGCGCGTGCAAGATCAAGCATAGTCATTGAAGGAATTTTAGGTATGAAAATTTCTCCACCCTTCATGCGCTCGAAATTTTTAAGAACGAAATTTACCCCTTGCTCAAGAGTGATCCAAAATCTCGTCATCTGCTCATGCGTTATAGGAAGCTCTTTTGCGCCTTCTTGAATGAGCCTTTTAAATAGTGGAACTACCGAGCCTCGAGAGCCGACGACATTGCCGTATCTTACGACGCTAAAGCGAGTTTTTTTACTGCCTGCTATGTTGTTTGCCGCGACAAACAGCTTATCGCTAGCAAGCTTTGTGGCTCCATATAAATTTACAGGATTGCACGCTTTGTCCGTTGATAGTGCGATCACTTTATTTACTCCGCAGGCAAAGGCTGCATCAATGACGTTCTGGGCGCCGTTTACGTTTGTTTTTATGCACTCCATCGGGTTATATTCGGCTATGGGAACGTGTTTCATCGCGGCTGCGTGAATGACAAAATCAACTCCGTCCATCGCAGTCTTAAGCCTCTTTTCATCGCGCACGTCACCGATAAAATATCTCATCGCGGGATTTTTAAAAACTTGAGCCATTTCGTATTGCTTAAGCTCGTCTCTTGAGTAGATAATTAGCCTTTTTGGTTTAAAATTATTAAGTAAAATTTCGGTGTATTTCTTGCCGAAGCTTCCCGTTCCGCCGGTGATTAAAATATTTTTTCCGTTAAACATCTTTATTTTCCTTGAGACTAAATTATAAATTTAATGCGCTGGATTTATTGTTTTCAATAACTCTTGTGTAAATTCCCTGCTTCTGATGACTTCCTTTGGATGTACGGCGGTATTTTTTAATGCTGTATCCAAGGCATCCTCTGCATCTTTTATATAAGGAGCTAGCTCTTCAAGGCTTTCTTTCTTTAAAATCAAGTCTTCATAACATAAATTATTTTTTATTTCTTGCTTTATTTTTTTAAAAATAATTAAAGCTAAGTGATATTTGAAGCGTTTATATTTGGTATTTTTTCTTTTGTATAATGTTTCTATTCTATTTACAATTAAAGCCGAAAGATAGTAGTCTTCAAAGCCAGTTTTGTCTACAAAAATTTTATCACGATTGCTATTTAGTAATTCTCCAAAATATCTATGTGTACTTTGTGGTTGTGCAAGAACCGTTGAAACATATGATTTGATTTGTCCTGACAAAGAGATAATTTGATAAGGCTTAATGTTTGCATTATCAATGAACTCTTTGGATCTTCTTTCGTAGTATATGGGATACTTAATTTTGTTTGCTATTGCCTTATAATATTCTTGTAGCCCTCTATGAAATGGCTTTATTGATTCAAAAGACTCCTCTTTTACTTCTGTTTGCCTATTTGTAGCTCTTATTATTTTATTTATAATCTCTTGATCATTGGTTTCTATAATTTTTAAAACTATATTTGTCTCTGGCGCTATTTTGTCTCTGTTATTAAATAAAACATAGCTTGTTTGACATCCATTGATAATTTGAAAATCGGTCAACTTTATTTTGTTTCCAACTCTATCTATTTTTCTAGATATTATAGTTATTCCATTGTTAAGTAGTAATAATAAAGATTGCTCATTCCTTGAATTTAATGTATTTTTGATCTCTAAATTAACTTTGTTATTTCCTTGGTAATCTCTTACATTATCATAAAATAAGCCTCTAGATAAGTTGCCGTCGCTATCGGAGATAAGCTTTATATAGTCTATAGCTGATGCGCAGCCTAAAAAAGACTGTTTAACGCCTCCTTGATTACTAATTTCTGGTAAAGCTACTTGCGTAGGAATACTTATTTCTTTTATCACTTTTCTGTTTATTTCTCTATATGTAGTTTTGAGTTTTTCAGCATCATAAAAATCAATAACTACATCCTCGGAAAATAAGTTTTTATTATTAAGTTCCTCAAGTTCCCTTTTTGCTCTATTTTTTATATATTCTGACTCTTTCCATTTGCTAGCATTGGCAAAGTATAGTTTTAGAGTTGGGTTTGATGCAAAATTTATTGATTTGCTATATATAGCATTTTTTATTTCTCTAGCTATTTTAATTTTTTCATTTTCTTCTATCGATGGAGAATCATCAAATAATGATTTTACCCCAAAAATAAAAGTTCCAATCCAGTCTGATTTAGTTCTAGATGATTTTTTTGATTGTATTAATACAAAAGTTGTTTCTATTGAATTATCATTTTCGATTAGCCCATAAATTTCTTCTGGACTATTAATAATGTTACCATTTACTATAATAGCTATACCATCAATACCAGTGTCGTTTTCTCCATCTACAGACAGTTCTTCAATATCAAAACTTCGAGGATAGAACTTTGAAACTATATTATAATTTACAAATAGTTCAAATTTCTTACTATCGTCTAGGCTTTCAAAACAGTATTCCTTAGAGAAAGTATCTATAAAATTATTAAGAACAGTATCATTTGTCATAATTTACACCTTTTTATTTCAAAATTCTAGGTAGCGTTATGCCTTCTTGAGCTTGATATTTACCCTTTTTATCGGCGTATGTCACTTCGCATGGCTCATCGCCTTCTAAAAATAAAACTTGCGCTATGCCTTCGTTTGCATAAATTTTAGCCGGAAGCGGGGTAGTGTTTGAAATTTCAATCGTGATATGCCCCTTAAACCCCGGCTCAAAAGGCGTTACGTTCACGATGATGCCGCAGCGTGCGTAGGTGCTCTTGCCAAGGCAGATGGCTAGCACGTTATCAGGCATATTAAAATACTCGACCGTGCGAGCAAGCGCGAAGGAATTTGGCGGAACTATACATACATCGCCAACAAAATCAACTACGTTTTTCTCGTCGAAATTCTTTGGATCTACGACCGTGCCGCCGACATTTGTAAAAATTTTAAACTCATTTCCGACTCTTATGTCATAACCGTAGCTGCTAACGCCGTAACTTACGACACCTTTGCCTACCTGCTCCTCGCAAAAAGGCACTATCATGCGCTCTTCTAAGCTTTTTTTTCGTATCCATCTATCGCTTTTTAGACCCATCTTTTTTCCTTATTTTAAATTTGTTAATTATATCATATTCGCGATGCATGAAGTATTTTGTAAATTTAAAATATAAAATTTAAATTAATATCGATATAAAGCCTATTTTATTAGTATATAAGTATATATTTTATATTATTTGCGAAATTTTAAAACTCAAAGGATCGGCATGAAAAAATTTTTATTTTTAGCGGCCACCGTCTGCTTGGCATTTGCTTCGGATGCTTTGCTTGTAGGCGCAGGTGGCGGATATAAAAAGCCCGTAACGGCAGTTATTGAAAACCTTAAAAAAGACGGCATAAATGTTGAGGCTGCCTTTGCAAACATCAAGCAAATCACTATCCAAGCAGCAGAAGGCAAGATGGCGGTGATAGTAGGCGATGAAGCGTTTTTAAACAAAAGCGGACTTGCGATAAAGGGCTACGAACGCCTTGGCAAAGGTACTTTGGCTCTTGTAACTCCCAAAGGAAAAACGATAAATGATATCAAGGATATCTTGAAATTTGAGCGTATCGCGATGCCTGATGCTAAAAAAGCTATTTACGGAATTCGCACTACTGAGTTTCTTAAAAATTCGAACTTAGAAAAAGACGTGGGCTCAAAGATGCTTGCCGTAGCGGGCGTTCCTCAAGTGGTGGCTTACGTGCTTAACGGTGAAGTTGATGCGGGATTTATAAATTCGACCGAAGCTGAAGCTAGAAGAGATGAATTCGGTTCGGTGATTTATGTAGATGAGAGTCTTTATAGTCCTGTTTTTATAAGTGCGGCCAAGCTTGCGGCATGTGAAAAACACGTAGATTGCTCTAAATTTATAGATGAGCTTAAAAGCGAGCGTTCAAAAGAAATTTTTGCCAAATTCGGTTTAAAGTGAGTGCTTGATCTTTTAATTTGTCGCTTCTAAAAGCAAAATTTATATAGAATTTAAGGCTTTAAGATTTGCTAGCTGAGTGGAATTTGTAAATTTGATTAATTTAAAATCAAAAGAGAGTTTAAAAATAGATTTCCGTGGTTTGGTAAATTTAAATTAATTTGCGTTACAAATAAAAGATTTAAGATAAAATTTCTAGCTTTTGTCAAACTAAATTTATGCGTGAAAACTAAAAAGGTTTAAAATTTGAGCGAGTTTTCTTGGTTGGTTCACCCTTTGATTTTAAGTGCCAAAACGCTTTGCATAACCTTTGTCTGTCTTGTTTTGATCGGACTTCCGATAGCATATTTTCTAGCATTTTATAAGGGCAAATTTAAGCCGGCTCTTGAGGCTTTGGTTATGTTTCCTTTGATATTTCCGCCGATTGCGACGGGATTTTTGTTGCTTTATTTGCTGGGGCGCAACTCGTTTTTGGGAGAGGCTTTAAATTTGCAGATAGTTTTTAGTTTCAGCGCTCTTGTTATAGCTTCGTTTTTAGCAGGGCTTCCGCTTTTGGTTAAGCCCGTATCCGCAGCGCTTGAAAGCTTGCCTAAAAGTCTTATTGAAGCGGGGCAGAGCCTTGGCAAGAATAAATTTGAAATAGCAGTTTTCATAATCATGCCAAACGTCATTAAAAGCATCATTTCAGCCCTTGTTTTAGCTCTTGCAAGAGGCCTTGGCGAAGTTGGTATCACGCTCATGCTGGGCGGAAATATAGTAGGCAAGACAGACACGGTTTCGCTTGCGATTTTTAACGCCGTTTATGACGGAGAAAACGAACGCGCGCTCATTTTAAGCCTTATTTTGGTTGTCTTAAGCCTAGCAATGTTTGGATTTATAAATTTACTTGAAGCAAGAAAGACCGGCGCGTAAGTCAAATTTAGCTAACTTAAAGCGTGCTTTAGGCTATCTTCTATCTTTGCGTAGTCAAATTTAAATCCGTTTTGAAGTAGATTTTTAGGATATACTTTCTGCCCTTGAGTTAGTATCTTAGCTCCTTCGCCAAATTTAAGCTTAAGTGCGAATTCTGGCACCTTAAACCAAGCCGGTCGTTTTAGAGCGTTGGCAAGAGCAGCGGTAAATTCTTTGTTTGATACGGGATTTGGCGAAGAGAGGTTGTGTATGCCTTCAAGCTCGTTTGATAATACAAACTCATAAGCTCTTGCCAGATCGTTTATATCTATCCATGAAAATCCTTGTTTACCGTCGCCTAAAATTCCGCCAAGACCGAGTTTAAAAACGGGAAGCATCTTTTCTAGTGCACCGCCCTTGCCGATAACTACCGATATCCTAAAAATAGCCGTTTTGATGCCTAGATGCTTGGCTTTTAGCGCCTCTTCTTCCCATTTTTTAGAAAGCTCTCCTAAAAACCCGTCGTCAAATTCCTGCGAGCTTTCATCGTGTTCTTTGCCTGTTTTATATATGCCCACAGCCGAAGTACTGATGAAAATTTTTGGCTTATTTTGTAAATTCTGCATAGCTTTTACTAAATTTATCGTCGTATCCAGCCTGCTTGATACAAGCTCTTTTTTGTATGATTCGCTCCATTTTTTAGCTATGCTGGCACCTGCTAAATTTATTATGGCATCGCAGTCTTCTATCTTGTCTTGCAGTTGTTTTATGTCGTTATAAATTCCTCTTGGTATGCGCACTATCTTGTGTTTTGACTTTAAAAAATCAGTCAAGTAGTTGCCCACAAAGCCTTTTGTACCGTTTATAGCTATCTTCATTCTTTATCCTTTAAATTAAAACTTTGCAATACGTAGCCTTTTGAGTGAATATTTTTAATATCTAAATTTAGCTTTCTTTTTAAATTCCCTACTAAATTTTGCATAGATATTTTTGAATGGCATTTACCTTCATAAACTATCTCATCTATCATACTAAAAGAAGTGAGTTTATCTACATTTCGGCTTAGAAGCAAGAGCAATTTATGATTTGAATTTGTAAGAAAAATTTGTTTGTTTCGGTCATAGATCTCTTCTTTTGTGAGATCTACTTTTATATTTTCGTTTAAATTTAGAAATTTAGGCTCATTTTTGGTGGTAATCAAGATAATATTGTCTAAAATGGCACTTGATCTTATAGGTTTAAAGAGTATCATGGAGCTTCCTCCGTCAAAATTTTTTAAAAATTTTTGATAAGTTTTTCTATTTTTAGCTAAGAATATAAACTGTTGATTTGGATTTATGGATAGAATTTTAAAAAAATCAATCTCGTCTTCTTTTTTGATAAATTCGTCCAAATCAATAACTATAATGTCTAAATTTACATTGCAGTTAAGATAGTAGTTTATGAAATTTTCACTATCGGCAATATATAAATTCCTAAATTTTTCTTTTTTTGATTTGATTCGGCTTAGTATCCGATTTTCCATACAAACAAAGAGAATAGAAAGCCTTTTAAGCCTTAAAAATATACTTTTTATCTCAATATCCTTTTATAAAGTTAAATAAAAATAAATAATTTTATAAAAATAAGTTAAATTTAATTTTAAAATTGAATTTAGAGTGAACTTTTTGATTAAAATTGCCATGATTATAAACAATATCTAAGGAGAAAAAATGTCAATTTCAAGGCGAAGTTTTTTGAAATCATCTGCCGCTGCAGCCGTTTTGGTTTCTGCAAATCCGCTTTTGGCAAGCCAAAAGAAAGTTAAAACTATACCTCATGCATCAAATCTAGGAGCTTTTTATGCTGATGTCGACGAGAGCGGGAGGATAGTTAAAATAAGATCTCAGGAGTCTGATAAGGATCCAAAATTTCCAGGAAATGAAGCATGGATAGATAGAGTATACTCAGACACCAGAATAAAATATCCTTGTGTGAGAAAGAGTTATTTGGAAGGCAAAAATACCCCAGAACTTCGCGGTAAAGAGGAATTTGTGCGAGTTAGCTGGGACGAAGCGATGAAGCTGATAGTAAAAAAGCTTCAAAGCGTAAAAATAGATGAAATTTATAATGCCAGCTATAGCGGATGGGGTCATCCCGGACTTTTGCATAACTGCAACTCCGTAGCCGGTAGGTTTTTTAACACTGCACTAGGAGGAGCCGTAGGAACTGACGGTGAATACAGCAACGGGGCTGCAGGAAGAGTCAATGCTACTGTAGTGGGTGATTTGGAAGTGTATTCGCTACAAACTGCGCATGAGGTTATGCTTGAAAATACAAAAGTTTATGTTATGTGGGGCGCTGATTTGTTTAAATGCAATCAGATTGATTATGTCGTAGCAAACCGCGGGAATAACCCTTACTTTGAAAAGTATGCAAAATCAGGTATTAAATTTATCACAATAGATCCTCAATACACCGAAATAGCAAAGAAATTTAATGCGGAGTGGATAAAGATTCGCCCTAATACCGATGTTGCGCTTATGCTAGGTATGGCTCACTATCTTTATACAAGCAATCAATACGATAAAGATTTTATAGAAAAATATACTTACGGATTTGATAAATTCCTTCCTTATTTGCTTGGAAAAACGGAAGATAAGATAGAAAAGACTCCTACTTGGGCGGCTAAGATAACGGGCATTGAAGAAAAAGTTATAAAAGCGCTTGCCGATACTTTTGTAAAAAACCGCACATTTTTAGCAGGTAACTGGGCTATGCAAAGAGCTCATCACGGAGAGCAGGCTGACTGGATGCTTATGGTTTTAGCTTCCATGATAGGTCAAATAGGACTTCCTGGGGGCGGATTTGGATTTTCTATGCATTATAGCGGAGGCGGTCAGGCATTTTCCGGAGCAAAACTTCCTCTTGGTCTTCCGCAAGGAAAAAACAGAGTAGATGTAAATATACCTGCTTCAAGAGTTAGCGAAGCTCTGCTAAACCCCGGCAAGAAGATCAAATTTAAAGGCGGAGAGATAACATATCCTCATATCAAAGTTATGTATCTAACGGGAGCTACTGTTTTAGGACATCATCCGAACACAAACGAACTTATTAAAGCCGTTCGTACGCTTGATACTCTTATAGTGCATGAGCCTTGGTGGACTCCTATGGCAAAGATGGCGGATATAGTCCTTCCTTCTACAACGCCGCTTGAAAGAGACGATATAAGCTATGGAGGCTCTTATTCGCAAGATTATGTTTATGCGATGAGAAAGGTTATAGAGCCTGTTTTTGAAGCGAGAAACGACTATGACGTGTTTGCCGATATGGCTAAAATGATAGGCGATAAAGAATATAGAAAATTTACCAGCTCAAGAACAAAAGAGGAGACTATAAGAAGATTTTATGATAGAAGCGATTGCGCTAATGTAATGAGCTTTGAGGAGTTTTGGGAGAAAGGATTTATATATTTTGAGCCAAATGAAGATGCAAAGAAATTTGTTCGCCACTCCGCCTTTAGAGCTGATCCTATAGTAAATAAGCTGGCTACGGAAACAGGCAAAATTCAAATTTTCTCTGAAAAATTTGCAAATTTCAAATTAGAGGATTTTAAAGGTCATCCGATGTGGTTTGAACCCGCAGAATGGCTTGGAAACGAGGCTGAAACCAAAAAATACCCGCTTCACTTATTAAGTCCGCATCCAAAATACAGAATTCACTCTCAGCTTGATAATTCTTTTGTTAGAAAAGCATATAAAGTAGGAAATAGAGAGCCTGTAAGAATAAATGATGAAGAT is a window of Campylobacter sp. CCUG 57310 DNA encoding:
- the modA gene encoding molybdate ABC transporter substrate-binding protein, which codes for MKKFLFLAATVCLAFASDALLVGAGGGYKKPVTAVIENLKKDGINVEAAFANIKQITIQAAEGKMAVIVGDEAFLNKSGLAIKGYERLGKGTLALVTPKGKTINDIKDILKFERIAMPDAKKAIYGIRTTEFLKNSNLEKDVGSKMLAVAGVPQVVAYVLNGEVDAGFINSTEAEARRDEFGSVIYVDESLYSPVFISAAKLAACEKHVDCSKFIDELKSERSKEIFAKFGLK
- the dcd gene encoding dCTP deaminase, whose protein sequence is MGLKSDRWIRKKSLEERMIVPFCEEQVGKGVVSYGVSSYGYDIRVGNEFKIFTNVGGTVVDPKNFDEKNVVDFVGDVCIVPPNSFALARTVEYFNMPDNVLAICLGKSTYARCGIIVNVTPFEPGFKGHITIEISNTTPLPAKIYANEGIAQVLFLEGDEPCEVTYADKKGKYQAQEGITLPRILK
- the pseC gene encoding UDP-4-amino-4,6-dideoxy-N-acetyl-beta-L-altrosamine transaminase, with translation MIAYSKQQITNSDIAAVCEAMQAEILTGGDKVAQFEAAICEYVGVKHAVVMNSATSALHIGYLALGVKENDEVITTPLTFAATANAALMAGAKVKFCDIKFDGNINENKLSELITSKTKVIAPVDFGGNSVNIIEIMKIARAKGIKVLDDASHALGSAIEGVKVGCHADASVFSFHAIKPITTFEGGALVTNDDEIAKKARLYRSHGISKTELWHSDMSLLGYNYRLSDVACALGLNQLKRLDEMIEIRENIAQFYDERFDKNPYFSLIKIPENKKSSRHLYPILLFSNLWNSKEEIFKELHLRGVGVQVHYKPTYQFSFYTKLYGEIELKTAEDFYKAELSLPCHQSMSMDDAKFVADTLLEVLSEFANQRRDI
- a CDS encoding molybdopterin-dependent oxidoreductase, giving the protein MSISRRSFLKSSAAAAVLVSANPLLASQKKVKTIPHASNLGAFYADVDESGRIVKIRSQESDKDPKFPGNEAWIDRVYSDTRIKYPCVRKSYLEGKNTPELRGKEEFVRVSWDEAMKLIVKKLQSVKIDEIYNASYSGWGHPGLLHNCNSVAGRFFNTALGGAVGTDGEYSNGAAGRVNATVVGDLEVYSLQTAHEVMLENTKVYVMWGADLFKCNQIDYVVANRGNNPYFEKYAKSGIKFITIDPQYTEIAKKFNAEWIKIRPNTDVALMLGMAHYLYTSNQYDKDFIEKYTYGFDKFLPYLLGKTEDKIEKTPTWAAKITGIEEKVIKALADTFVKNRTFLAGNWAMQRAHHGEQADWMLMVLASMIGQIGLPGGGFGFSMHYSGGGQAFSGAKLPLGLPQGKNRVDVNIPASRVSEALLNPGKKIKFKGGEITYPHIKVMYLTGATVLGHHPNTNELIKAVRTLDTLIVHEPWWTPMAKMADIVLPSTTPLERDDISYGGSYSQDYVYAMRKVIEPVFEARNDYDVFADMAKMIGDKEYRKFTSSRTKEETIRRFYDRSDCANVMSFEEFWEKGFIYFEPNEDAKKFVRHSAFRADPIVNKLATETGKIQIFSEKFANFKLEDFKGHPMWFEPAEWLGNEAETKKYPLHLLSPHPKYRIHSQLDNSFVRKAYKVGNREPVRINDEDAKKFGIKDGDTVEIYNDRGRILAGAIVSKDIMQGVISVDEGAWYDPENINDDKPRCNAGHVNILTSSRPTSTMAQATSVNTCLVAIKKVDAKPYGGVKAPVVKGV
- the pseB gene encoding UDP-N-acetylglucosamine 4,6-dehydratase (inverting), whose product is MFNGKNILITGGTGSFGKKYTEILLNNFKPKRLIIYSRDELKQYEMAQVFKNPAMRYFIGDVRDEKRLKTAMDGVDFVIHAAAMKHVPIAEYNPMECIKTNVNGAQNVIDAAFACGVNKVIALSTDKACNPVNLYGATKLASDKLFVAANNIAGSKKTRFSVVRYGNVVGSRGSVVPLFKRLIQEGAKELPITHEQMTRFWITLEQGVNFVLKNFERMKGGEIFIPKIPSMTMLDLARALAPELKVKIIGIRPGEKMHEVMVGKDDAHLTYEFSDHYVISPSIQFATIQDFSTNALGERGKLVEDGFEYSSNTNKIWLDKEGLLEMINDSL
- a CDS encoding AIPR family protein, which gives rise to MTNDTVLNNFIDTFSKEYCFESLDDSKKFELFVNYNIVSKFYPRSFDIEELSVDGENDTGIDGIAIIVNGNIINSPEEIYGLIENDNSIETTFVLIQSKKSSRTKSDWIGTFIFGVKSLFDDSPSIEENEKIKIAREIKNAIYSKSINFASNPTLKLYFANASKWKESEYIKNRAKRELEELNNKNLFSEDVVIDFYDAEKLKTTYREINRKVIKEISIPTQVALPEISNQGGVKQSFLGCASAIDYIKLISDSDGNLSRGLFYDNVRDYQGNNKVNLEIKNTLNSRNEQSLLLLLNNGITIISRKIDRVGNKIKLTDFQIINGCQTSYVLFNNRDKIAPETNIVLKIIETNDQEIINKIIRATNRQTEVKEESFESIKPFHRGLQEYYKAIANKIKYPIYYERRSKEFIDNANIKPYQIISLSGQIKSYVSTVLAQPQSTHRYFGELLNSNRDKIFVDKTGFEDYYLSALIVNRIETLYKRKNTKYKRFKYHLALIIFKKIKQEIKNNLCYEDLILKKESLEELAPYIKDAEDALDTALKNTAVHPKEVIRSREFTQELLKTINPAH
- a CDS encoding helix-turn-helix domain-containing protein, encoding MENRILSRIKSKKEKFRNLYIADSENFINYYLNCNVNLDIIVIDLDEFIKKEDEIDFFKILSINPNQQFIFLAKNRKTYQKFLKNFDGGSSMILFKPIRSSAILDNIILITTKNEPKFLNLNENIKVDLTKEEIYDRNKQIFLTNSNHKLLLLLSRNVDKLTSFSMIDEIVYEGKCHSKISMQNLVGNLKRKLNLDIKNIHSKGYVLQSFNLKDKE
- a CDS encoding molybdenum ABC transporter permease, translating into MSEFSWLVHPLILSAKTLCITFVCLVLIGLPIAYFLAFYKGKFKPALEALVMFPLIFPPIATGFLLLYLLGRNSFLGEALNLQIVFSFSALVIASFLAGLPLLVKPVSAALESLPKSLIEAGQSLGKNKFEIAVFIIMPNVIKSIISALVLALARGLGEVGITLMLGGNIVGKTDTVSLAIFNAVYDGENERALILSLILVVLSLAMFGFINLLEARKTGA
- a CDS encoding TIGR01777 family oxidoreductase → MKIAINGTKGFVGNYLTDFLKSKHKIVRIPRGIYNDIKQLQDKIEDCDAIINLAGASIAKKWSESYKKELVSSRLDTTINLVKAMQNLQNKPKIFISTSAVGIYKTGKEHDESSQEFDDGFLGELSKKWEEEALKAKHLGIKTAIFRISVVIGKGGALEKMLPVFKLGLGGILGDGKQGFSWIDINDLARAYEFVLSNELEGIHNLSSPNPVSNKEFTAALANALKRPAWFKVPEFALKLKFGEGAKILTQGQKVYPKNLLQNGFKFDYAKIEDSLKHALS